Proteins from a single region of Juglans microcarpa x Juglans regia isolate MS1-56 chromosome 5S, Jm3101_v1.0, whole genome shotgun sequence:
- the LOC121266748 gene encoding low-temperature-induced cysteine proteinase-like has protein sequence MGSQKIQLLVIFFVCTSLACLCFTLPREYSILNHDGLDSSLPEERVIELFQRWREKHKRVYEHEQEAEKRFDIFRRNLNYIIEKNARRESSSNAHRLGLNRFADMSNEEFREIYLSKVKRPFNKKSNTLVSRNMQQKLRSCDDVPSSLDWRNKGVVTGVKDQGSCGSCWSFSSTGAMEGINAIVTGDLISLSEQELMDCDSTNYGCEGGYMDYAFEWVISNGGIDTESDYPYTGVDSTCNTTKEETKVVTIDGYEDVAESDSALLCATVQQPISVGMDGSALDFQLYTSGIYDGDCSSDPDDIDHAVLIVGYGSEDGEDYWIVKNSWGTDWGIEGYIYIRRNTNLTYGVCAINAMASYPTKESSSPSPYPSPTPPPPPPPPPTPVTPPPPSPTPSECGDFSYCPSDETCCCIFEFYGFCLIYGCCPYENAVCCSGTEYCCPSDYPLCDIEEGLCLQNYGDYLGVAASRRKMAKHKFPWSKLEQKEEEHQPLQWKRNRFAALR, from the exons ATGGGTTCCCAGAAAATTCAATTGCTTGTTATTTTCTTCGTCTGTACATCACTCGCATGCCTTTGTTTCACCCTACCAAGGGAGTACTCAATACTGAATCATGACGGCCTGGACAGCTCTCTTCCAGAGGAACGAGTCATCGAGCTCTTCCAACGATGGAGGGAGAAGCACAAAAGGGTGTACGAGCATGAACAGGAGGCGGAGAAGAGGTTCGATATTTTCAGGAGGAATTTGAATTACATAATAGAGAAGAACGCAAGGAGAGAGTCGTCGTCCAATGCTCACCGCCTGGGATTGAACAGGTTTGCCGACATGAGCAATGAGGAATTCAGGGAGATTTACTTGTCAAAGGTGAAGAGGCCCTTCAACAAGAAGAGCAACACTCTTGTAAGTAGGAACATGCAGCAAAAACTGCGTTCTTGTGACGATGTTCCTTCGTCCTTGGATTGGAGGAACAAGGGGGTTGTGACTGGCGTTAAGGACCAGGGCTCTTGCG GAAGTTGTTGGTCATTCTCCTCGACTGGTGCTATGGAAGGAATAAACGCCATAGTCACTGGTGACCTAATTAGCCTTTCAGAACAAGAACTTATGGATTGTGATTCAACCAATTACGGCTGTGAAGGAGGTTATATGGACTATGCTTTTGAATGGGTAATAAGCAATGGTGGGATTGATACAGAATCTGATTATCCCTACACAGGTGTGGATAGTACCTGCAACACCACTAAG GAGGAAACCAAAGTTGTAACCATTGACGGCTATGAAGATGTGGCAGAATCAGACAGTGCTCTCTTGTGTGCTACTGTTCAGCAACCCATTAGTGTGGGTATGGATGGTTCTGCACTGGACTTTCAGCTATACACAAGT GGTATCTACGATGGTGACTGTTCAAGTGATCCTGACGACATTGACCATGCAGTCTTAATAGTGGGCTATGGTTCTGAAGATGGTGAGGATTATTGGATAGTGAAGAATTCATGGGGGACAGACTGGGGAATCGAGGGATACATATACATAAGAAGGAACACCAATTTAACATATGGAGTCTGCGCCATTAATGCCATGGCTTCCTATCCAACTAAAGAGTCTTCTTCACCTTCTCCTTATCCATCCCCAACTccacccccaccaccaccaccaccacctacACCCGTGACACCGCCGCCTCCTTCTCCTACACCAAGTGAATGTGGAGACTTCTCATATTGTCCTAGTGATGAAACGTGCTGCTGTATATTTGAATTCTATGGTTTTTGCCTGATCTATGGTTGCTGTCCATATGAGAATGCCGTTTGCTGTTCTGGAACAGAGTACTGCTGCCCAAGTGATTATCCCCTTTGTGATATCGAAGAAGGGCTCTGTCTCCAG AACTATGGAGATTACTTGGGTGTAGCTGCAAGTAGGCGGAAAATGGCTAAACACAAGTTCCCATGGTCCAAACTAGAACAAAAAGAGGAGGAGCACCAACCTCTCCAGTGGAAGAGGAATCGGTTTGCTGCGTTACGCTGA
- the LOC121267997 gene encoding abscisic acid receptor PYL12-like, with protein MMMSRYHNPVLSANQCGSFQVQTIDAPLPLVWSLVRRFENPKAYKQFVRSSTMRAGSNGGIGSIRDVKLVSGLPARTSTERLEELDDDMHIMIFSIIGGDHRLVNYRSTTSLHEEAEEKTVVIESYVVDVPLGSSKEDTCTFADTIIGCNLKCLARMTEKKARAGNLNF; from the coding sequence ATGATGATGAGCCGCTACCACAACCCCGTCCTCTCAGCAAACCAGTGCGGTTCATTCCAAGTCCAAACCATAGACGCACCCCTTCCCCTAGTTTGGTCCTTAGTCCGCCGCTTCGAGAACCCAAAAGCATACAAGCAGTTCGTCCGGAGTAGCACCATGCGCGCTGGCAGTAATGGCGGCATAGGAAGCATACGTGACGTGAAGCTTGTTTCCGGCTTACCGGCCAGAACTAGCACCGAGAGGCTTGAAGAGCTCGACGACGATATGCACATCATGATTTTCAGCATCATTGGTGGCGATCACCGGCTCGTGAATTATCGTTCTACCACAAGTTTGCATGAGGAGGCCGAGGAAAAGACGGTGGTGATCGAGTCGTACGTGGTGGATGTTCCCTTGGGAAGTAGTAAGGAGGATACGTGCACTTTTGCGGATACTATCATTGGATGCAACCTTAAGTGTTTGGCTAGGATGACCGAGAAGAAGGCTCGTGCAgggaatcttaatttttaa